One genomic segment of bacterium includes these proteins:
- a CDS encoding DUF2723 domain-containing protein — protein sequence MNLKLLHRIYAAGVFLITLVVYWMTVQPSVSFWDCGEFIAASYYLQVPHPPGAPFFLILGNIFSKIPFFENVGFKVNLISVFSSALSVLFLYLVAVKLINIFNGKKPENFSEALATYTASAIGALSLAFSDTFWFNGVEAEVYAFSTLLVALIIYLIIRWYERADNKDSEKYILGIAYLVGLSIGVHLMSVLTIVPVVMIIFFRKYLDDEEALKKTGYILLGHAGIILLLAVIWWAGETSATPPTGDEYKDFDTKFKLMVAGISVVVMGIFWKKVFNKNSFYLPIIIGGVALFATYPGVVKLLPSVMTAIGKENIVVEILIFAVILAILGYAVHYSVKNSKPTLHTIFMSAIFILMGFTTFSMVIIRANQNPPMNENE from the coding sequence ATGAACCTTAAACTTTTACATAGAATATATGCTGCCGGAGTATTTTTAATTACACTGGTAGTTTACTGGATGACCGTTCAACCGTCGGTTTCGTTCTGGGACTGCGGTGAATTCATAGCTGCCAGCTACTATTTACAGGTTCCGCATCCACCCGGAGCTCCATTCTTTCTTATACTAGGAAATATTTTCTCAAAGATTCCTTTTTTTGAAAATGTAGGTTTTAAAGTAAACCTGATATCAGTTTTCTCGAGCGCATTATCTGTTTTATTCCTCTATCTGGTTGCAGTAAAGCTCATCAATATTTTTAATGGAAAGAAGCCTGAAAATTTCTCTGAAGCATTAGCAACATACACTGCTTCTGCAATTGGTGCACTTTCACTCGCATTCAGCGATACTTTCTGGTTCAATGGTGTTGAAGCAGAAGTCTATGCATTCAGCACATTATTAGTTGCTCTCATAATATATTTGATTATAAGATGGTATGAACGAGCGGACAATAAAGACAGTGAAAAATACATTCTCGGTATAGCATATCTTGTTGGTTTATCAATTGGTGTTCATCTTATGAGCGTTCTTACGATTGTTCCTGTTGTAATGATTATTTTCTTCAGAAAGTATTTAGATGATGAAGAGGCACTGAAAAAAACCGGCTACATTTTACTAGGTCATGCCGGAATTATTTTGCTGCTTGCTGTAATCTGGTGGGCAGGTGAAACCAGTGCCACTCCTCCAACCGGAGACGAATACAAAGATTTTGATACAAAATTTAAATTGATGGTTGCCGGAATCAGTGTGGTTGTAATGGGAATATTCTGGAAAAAGGTTTTCAACAAGAATTCATTTTATCTCCCGATCATTATTGGCGGTGTTGCGCTGTTCGCAACCTACCCCGGAGTAGTAAAGCTTTTACCTTCTGTGATGACAGCAATCGGGAAAGAAAATATTGTGGTTGAAATTTTAATTTTCGCTGTAATACTTGCAATTCTTGGTTATGCTGTTCATTATTCGGTAAAGAATAGTAAACCAACACTGCATACAATTTTTATGTCCGCAATTTTCATTCTGATGGGATTCACTACCTTCTCTATGGTTATAATCAGGGCAAATCAAAATCCACCAATGAACGAAAATGAAC
- a CDS encoding helix-turn-helix transcriptional regulator: protein MSEFSFKRKKYNNPVELSLDVIGGKWKIPIIWRLKDDPKRYGELRKSLQKITHKMLTQQLRELEEAEIISRKVYPEVPPKVEYSLTLLGRSVIPVIDLLREWGEEYRGVFPKN, encoded by the coding sequence ATGTCTGAATTCAGTTTTAAGAGAAAAAAATATAACAACCCTGTTGAGCTTTCTCTTGATGTTATAGGAGGTAAATGGAAGATACCTATCATCTGGAGATTGAAGGATGACCCTAAAAGATACGGCGAACTCAGAAAATCTCTTCAGAAAATAACTCATAAAATGCTAACACAGCAGCTGAGGGAATTAGAAGAAGCAGAAATAATATCAAGGAAAGTCTACCCTGAGGTGCCTCCTAAAGTCGAATACAGCCTGACACTTCTGGGAAGATCTGTAATCCCGGTTATTGACCTTCTAAGAGAATGGGGTGAAGAATATCGGGGCGTTTTTCCCAAAAATTAA
- a CDS encoding DNA-3-methyladenine glycosylase 2 family protein has protein sequence MTKKIVNPADVKKLILTHKLFAKIKDKYGVPPNWQRQEGFVSLCKIILEQQVSLSSAEAHFKKLNSYLSEFSPTEILNLTDAEMRACQISRQKAKYLRALSQAVIDKELKFDELSGMDVNDARTKLTSIKGIGNWTTDIYLMFCLESKDIFPLGDIALITTIKELTRIKTEEGIIRFTTKLRPLRSLAAYFLWYYYLKKRKRI, from the coding sequence ATGACTAAGAAAATTGTAAACCCTGCCGATGTTAAAAAACTTATTTTAACTCACAAACTGTTTGCAAAGATTAAAGACAAATACGGAGTTCCTCCCAACTGGCAAAGACAGGAGGGCTTTGTATCACTGTGCAAAATAATTTTAGAGCAGCAAGTCAGCCTTTCCTCCGCTGAAGCACATTTCAAAAAATTGAATAGTTATTTGTCAGAGTTTTCACCAACTGAAATTCTGAATCTTACCGACGCAGAAATGAGAGCTTGTCAGATCAGCCGACAAAAAGCAAAATATTTACGTGCGTTATCACAAGCTGTAATAGATAAAGAATTAAAGTTTGATGAGCTATCTGGAATGGATGTAAATGATGCAAGAACAAAATTAACAAGTATAAAGGGAATAGGTAATTGGACAACAGATATTTATTTAATGTTTTGTTTGGAGAGCAAAGATATATTTCCTCTTGGTGATATTGCACTAATCACAACAATCAAAGAGCTAACTAGAATAAAAACGGAAGAAGGGATAATTCGATTCACGACAAAATTAAGGCCGCTTCGATCATTAGCCGCATATTTTTTATGGTACTATTATCTGAAGAAAAGAAAAAGAATCTGA
- a CDS encoding PIG-L family deacetylase has translation MNLKLLFLILILFCSLMTFGQQEADASKEKIIMVVLAHPDDETAMGPVLAKYSADNKVYLILAADGRYGTRKHAGIPAGDSLVQIRKLETICSCNALGIEPPIFLGFHDGLGSRDGLGEYFMQTVKLKEKLKITIEEINPDVIITFGPDGDTGHPDHRGISDITTEIILREGWYERYPLYFVGFPNDETDTSSASADLNSVNERYLNVRIKYDEVDREKHFESIRCHKSQWTEEEMNEWIEIEKSNASYTAYFRKFVIHTNVVDDIFD, from the coding sequence TTGAATTTAAAGTTGTTATTCTTAATTCTGATTTTGTTTTGCTCATTAATGACATTTGGACAACAAGAAGCTGATGCTTCAAAAGAAAAAATAATTATGGTTGTGCTTGCACACCCGGATGATGAAACCGCCATGGGTCCCGTTCTTGCAAAATATAGCGCTGACAATAAAGTATATCTTATCCTCGCAGCAGATGGAAGATATGGAACCCGTAAACACGCAGGAATTCCGGCAGGAGATTCTCTGGTACAAATACGAAAACTCGAAACTATTTGCTCCTGCAATGCATTAGGGATTGAGCCGCCGATATTCTTGGGATTTCATGATGGGTTGGGTTCAAGAGATGGACTTGGCGAATACTTTATGCAAACAGTGAAACTTAAAGAAAAATTAAAAATAACTATTGAAGAAATAAATCCTGATGTGATAATAACTTTCGGTCCCGACGGAGATACAGGTCATCCCGACCACCGCGGAATAAGTGATATCACAACAGAAATAATATTACGTGAAGGATGGTATGAAAGATATCCGCTTTACTTTGTAGGCTTTCCAAATGATGAAACAGATACATCATCCGCAAGTGCCGACTTAAACTCAGTTAATGAAAGATATCTGAACGTAAGAATTAAATACGATGAAGTAGACAGAGAAAAACATTTTGAATCTATAAGATGTCATAAAAGTCAGTGGACAGAAGAAGAAATGAATGAGTGGATAGAAATAGAGAAAAGCAATGCTTCGTACACTGCATACTTCAGAAAGTTTGTTATACATACAAATGTTGTTGATGATATATTTGATTAG
- a CDS encoding agmatine deiminase family protein: MPAEFEEQEAVWLGWQGYESYYQVGADMIESLLPYVQVKVVTESDSILQVCKNYLTQREIDTAKIKFYVIPDNEFWIRDHGATFTVNKNGEIQAVDFNWNTYGIRSWTMEIHDNDESKADSLMNIWFAGSKREKVDSIMAAKDSIPVIKSWVFIEGGTIEVNGKGTLILNEPLTISRNEGASKDSIEKEFKRVLGVTNIIWLQHGLAEDPHIWRTITDKYVGLGTGGHTDEYVRFADENTILLAWVDESEKDKNALNRINYDRMSINYEILKNAKNENGYSFKIVKVPLPDIIAQPIIILEADEWDDSYNIPISAFKKSDGWMVGDTAYRVAASSYLNFYVTNGAVLLPTYIKQGSSPQKEEQIKKIFAEVFPGRKLIFIDAMALNWSGGGIHCGTQQQPKRKKEN; this comes from the coding sequence ATGCCGGCTGAATTTGAAGAACAGGAAGCCGTCTGGCTTGGCTGGCAAGGTTACGAATCATATTATCAGGTTGGCGCCGATATGATAGAATCATTGCTGCCTTATGTTCAGGTAAAGGTTGTAACTGAATCAGACAGTATTTTACAGGTATGTAAAAACTATTTGACTCAAAGAGAAATTGATACAGCAAAAATAAAATTCTATGTAATTCCGGATAATGAATTCTGGATTAGAGATCACGGGGCTACGTTTACTGTAAATAAAAATGGCGAAATACAAGCTGTAGACTTTAACTGGAATACATATGGTATTCGCTCCTGGACGATGGAGATACATGATAACGATGAATCAAAAGCAGATAGTCTGATGAATATTTGGTTTGCAGGAAGCAAAAGAGAAAAAGTTGATAGTATTATGGCAGCTAAAGACAGTATTCCGGTAATTAAATCATGGGTATTTATTGAAGGCGGCACAATCGAAGTAAACGGAAAAGGAACTTTGATTCTTAATGAACCTCTGACTATTTCCAGAAATGAAGGCGCATCAAAAGACAGCATTGAAAAAGAATTTAAAAGAGTTCTTGGTGTAACAAATATTATCTGGCTTCAACACGGACTTGCAGAAGACCCGCACATATGGCGGACAATTACTGATAAATATGTTGGACTTGGAACTGGCGGACATACTGATGAATACGTAAGATTCGCTGATGAAAATACAATTCTCCTGGCCTGGGTTGATGAATCAGAAAAAGATAAGAATGCATTAAACAGAATTAATTATGATAGAATGAGTATCAATTATGAAATCTTGAAGAATGCAAAAAATGAAAATGGTTATTCATTTAAAATTGTTAAAGTTCCCTTGCCTGATATTATAGCACAACCAATAATAATTTTAGAGGCAGATGAATGGGATGATTCTTATAATATTCCAATCTCTGCTTTTAAGAAAAGCGATGGCTGGATGGTTGGCGATACTGCTTATCGTGTAGCTGCGTCAAGCTATCTTAATTTTTACGTAACCAACGGCGCAGTGTTACTTCCGACATATATTAAACAAGGCTCTTCTCCACAAAAAGAAGAACAAATAAAAAAAATATTCGCTGAGGTTTTTCCCGGCAGAAAACTAATTTTTATTGATGCAATGGCTCTGAACTGGTCAGGTGGTGGTATTCACTGCGGAACACAGCAACAGCCGAAAAGAAAAAAGGAGAATTAG
- a CDS encoding nuclear transport factor 2 family protein: MSKNKKVVEKYIEGFNKSDHRMILSCLTDDIEWILPGVFHLKGKEAFDKEIENPAFEGKPVIVVTRAIEENNVVITEGTVRAKKKDADFINLVFCDVFEMKDNLINRLTSYLMEVK; this comes from the coding sequence ATGAGCAAGAACAAAAAAGTTGTAGAAAAATATATTGAGGGTTTTAACAAATCTGATCACAGGATGATATTATCCTGTTTGACAGATGATATTGAATGGATTCTCCCAGGAGTATTTCATCTGAAAGGTAAAGAAGCCTTTGATAAGGAAATTGAAAATCCCGCTTTTGAAGGAAAGCCAGTCATTGTTGTTACGAGAGCTATTGAAGAAAATAATGTTGTCATCACCGAAGGAACAGTTCGCGCAAAGAAAAAAGATGCTGATTTCATCAACTTAGTATTCTGTGATGTTTTTGAAATGAAAGATAACCTGATCAATCGATTAACCTCCTATTTGATGGAAGTAAAGTAA
- a CDS encoding efflux RND transporter permease subunit codes for MKLSKISIERPVLATVMSLVIVLFGIISFTQLPVREYPDIDPPVVSVVTLYRGASASVVETEITDVLEEQFATLEGVKTVKSSSKEGGSVITIEFELDRDVNEASNDVRDRVSRIRGTLPAEIEDPVISKVDANAQPIVWLALFSETHSTLELSYFADQVLKEKIQRLSGVGGVFLGGERRYAMRVWIDPLRMAAHKLTTSDIEFAIRTENAEIPGGRVEGETREFTVRTRGELATPEEFGAIIVSQQGNNIVRLRDVANVSIGAEDERTIARWNGKPSVGLGIIKQSRASTVDVAKVVRESLPELRELLPAGVKLEVAYDSSEFIIESINEVQETLIIALLLVMLVVLAFLKSFRATIIPSLAIPISIIGALAAVYFFGFTINILTLLGFVLAIGLVIDDAIIVLENIYRHMEMGKTRWQAAIDGSKEIGFAIIATTISLVAVFVPLAFLSGNVGRLFNEFGVAVAVAVLISGFVALSLTPMISSQILRPLHGTGKGWASRSFDTFFENLNKVYEKLVRGALRHRVLSVASAVVVLILAYFLFKMLPSELVPVEDRGFGFGIVIAPEGATIEYTDTYVKEIEKILLALPEHEGLFTATGLGFEGPGSVTNSFIFLNLKSRGEREKSQQQIIQELFPQLLAIPGVLAFVINPPSIAADFTLTPVQYVLQGDSYEELNNAVNIMMGEASQLGYLINLDTDLKLNKPQLDIHIDRERASGLGVSVADIGSTLETFLGGKVVSDFKRGTKQYDVILQVRPEDRSTPDAIRNLYIRSKGGLVQLANVVSVEKTVAPKELNHYNRVRSAIISASLVPGVALGQALDDLDRIAQEKLPSDIKRDYAGESLEYKSSSSALYFMFLLALIFIYLVLSAQFESFIHPLTILLSVPLAVFGALLTLFIFGESLNIYSQIGLIMLIGLVTKNAILIIEFANQQHENGLSFTEAVVQAATIRLRPILMTSFATIFGILPIAIGLGAGGESRRPLGLVVVGGMLFSTFLTLVIVPVVYTLLARFTKSKEKVKEVKSIDNNEIEKKYDPITVR; via the coding sequence ATGAAACTAAGTAAAATTTCTATCGAACGACCGGTACTGGCAACAGTGATGAGTCTGGTGATAGTTCTTTTTGGGATTATTTCATTTACACAATTACCTGTTCGTGAATATCCCGATATTGATCCTCCGGTAGTTTCAGTAGTTACTTTATATCGTGGTGCGAGCGCAAGTGTTGTTGAAACTGAAATAACCGATGTATTGGAAGAACAATTCGCAACTCTTGAAGGAGTTAAGACAGTAAAGTCTTCGAGCAAAGAAGGCGGGTCAGTCATCACAATTGAATTCGAACTTGATCGTGATGTAAATGAAGCCTCAAATGATGTTAGGGACAGAGTATCAAGAATCAGAGGAACTCTTCCTGCAGAAATTGAAGATCCGGTAATTTCAAAAGTTGATGCGAATGCTCAGCCGATAGTTTGGCTTGCGCTATTCAGCGAAACACACTCAACACTTGAACTCTCTTATTTTGCTGACCAGGTATTGAAGGAAAAGATTCAGCGTCTGTCAGGAGTTGGCGGTGTGTTTCTTGGAGGTGAGCGTCGGTATGCAATGAGAGTATGGATTGATCCATTAAGAATGGCTGCACATAAATTAACCACATCGGATATTGAGTTTGCAATAAGAACTGAGAATGCCGAAATTCCGGGAGGCAGAGTTGAAGGAGAAACTCGTGAGTTTACTGTAAGAACCAGAGGCGAGCTTGCGACTCCTGAAGAATTTGGAGCCATTATTGTTTCTCAGCAGGGAAATAATATTGTACGTCTCCGCGATGTTGCAAACGTATCAATTGGTGCAGAGGATGAAAGAACTATTGCCCGATGGAACGGAAAACCTTCTGTGGGACTTGGTATAATTAAACAGTCGAGGGCGAGCACTGTTGATGTTGCTAAAGTAGTTAGAGAATCTTTACCTGAATTGAGAGAACTTTTGCCGGCAGGTGTAAAACTTGAAGTTGCATACGATAGTTCTGAATTTATTATCGAATCGATCAACGAAGTACAGGAAACATTAATAATTGCGCTGTTGCTGGTAATGCTTGTTGTTCTCGCGTTCCTTAAAAGTTTCCGCGCTACAATTATTCCCTCACTTGCAATTCCCATTTCGATTATCGGCGCATTGGCTGCTGTTTACTTCTTTGGCTTTACAATTAATATTCTGACATTGCTGGGATTTGTGCTTGCCATAGGATTAGTTATTGACGATGCGATAATCGTACTCGAAAATATTTATCGTCACATGGAAATGGGAAAAACCAGATGGCAAGCCGCAATTGACGGAAGTAAGGAAATTGGTTTTGCAATTATCGCAACAACAATTTCGCTTGTTGCCGTGTTTGTTCCGCTTGCTTTTTTATCGGGAAATGTCGGAAGACTATTCAATGAATTTGGAGTTGCAGTTGCTGTAGCAGTTTTAATATCAGGTTTTGTTGCTCTCAGTCTCACACCGATGATATCATCGCAAATTCTCCGGCCATTACATGGAACTGGAAAAGGCTGGGCATCACGCTCATTCGATACTTTCTTTGAAAATCTAAATAAGGTTTATGAAAAATTAGTTAGAGGTGCATTACGTCACCGTGTTTTGTCAGTGGCTTCAGCTGTTGTCGTTTTAATTCTCGCTTACTTTTTATTCAAAATGCTTCCGAGTGAATTGGTCCCTGTTGAAGATCGTGGTTTTGGATTTGGAATTGTAATTGCGCCTGAGGGGGCCACAATCGAATATACGGATACCTATGTAAAGGAAATTGAAAAAATATTACTTGCTCTTCCTGAACACGAGGGATTATTCACAGCAACGGGTTTGGGTTTTGAAGGACCGGGAAGTGTAACCAACAGTTTTATATTTTTAAACCTCAAGTCACGCGGCGAGAGAGAAAAATCTCAACAGCAAATTATTCAGGAACTATTTCCTCAATTACTTGCGATACCCGGTGTTCTCGCTTTTGTAATTAATCCGCCAAGTATTGCAGCTGATTTTACACTTACTCCGGTTCAATACGTTCTCCAGGGAGATAGTTACGAAGAATTGAACAATGCTGTTAACATAATGATGGGTGAAGCATCTCAACTCGGATATCTTATCAACCTGGATACAGATTTAAAGTTGAATAAACCACAACTTGATATCCATATTGATCGGGAAAGAGCTTCGGGACTTGGTGTTTCCGTTGCTGACATTGGTTCAACTCTGGAAACATTTTTAGGTGGAAAAGTTGTTTCTGATTTCAAGCGAGGAACAAAACAGTATGATGTGATACTGCAGGTGAGACCCGAAGATCGTTCCACTCCGGATGCAATACGTAATCTGTACATCAGAAGTAAAGGTGGTTTGGTGCAGCTAGCAAATGTTGTATCGGTCGAAAAAACAGTTGCCCCGAAAGAATTGAATCATTATAACCGTGTGAGATCAGCAATAATCTCCGCAAGCCTTGTACCAGGTGTTGCACTTGGTCAGGCACTTGATGATCTTGATAGAATTGCACAAGAAAAATTGCCATCTGATATAAAGCGTGATTATGCAGGCGAATCACTTGAATATAAATCATCAAGTTCAGCTCTGTATTTTATGTTCCTGCTTGCTTTGATATTTATTTACCTCGTGCTCTCAGCACAGTTTGAAAGTTTCATTCATCCGTTGACAATATTACTTTCGGTCCCACTTGCTGTGTTTGGTGCGCTACTAACCTTATTCATTTTTGGCGAGAGTTTAAACATTTATTCTCAAATCGGATTGATAATGCTAATCGGTCTTGTAACAAAGAACGCAATTCTAATTATTGAATTTGCGAACCAACAGCATGAGAACGGATTAAGTTTTACTGAAGCTGTTGTGCAGGCAGCTACAATTCGATTAAGACCAATATTGATGACTTCCTTCGCAACAATTTTTGGTATTCTTCCGATTGCTATTGGCCTCGGTGCCGGTGGTGAATCAAGACGGCCGCTTGGATTGGTTGTTGTTGGTGGCATGCTTTTTTCAACATTCCTGACTCTGGTAATTGTGCCCGTTGTTTACACTTTGCTTGCTCGTTTTACTAAATCAAAAGAAAAAGTTAAAGAGGTAAAATCAATTGATAATAATGAAATTGAAAAGAAGTATGATCCGATAACTGTCAGATAG
- a CDS encoding efflux RND transporter periplasmic adaptor subunit, giving the protein MKNIKNKNLNLLRLLNRYWLISSITIFLTILIISCGDQSSAGGQFSMPPMPVEVAQVVKQGVSERFEAVGTIEAIEEITVVSEISATVVDIPFTEGSQISKGELIAQLDDSQLSAEVLSAEALYAQSLATYSRVKKVVEQKAGTPQDLDDALASLKVSEANLKLAQARLDKTRIVAPFNGMIGSRRVSVGSFVRTGDAITELANLNEIRITFSAPERFLAELKRGSEVVVYSPVYPGHEVKGKIIAIEPIIDSDTRTARIVARVQNPGQKFRPGMSANVSVVLTERPEALTIPTEAVFANGNQSLVYIVNADSTVAPAPVTLGTQLSKVVEVVGGLQEGMNIVTAGHQKLFPGAKVIPVNSQQQQQQ; this is encoded by the coding sequence ATGAAGAACATTAAAAATAAAAATCTTAATCTATTACGATTATTAAATCGATACTGGTTGATAAGTTCAATAACAATTTTTCTAACTATTCTTATAATAAGCTGTGGAGATCAGAGTTCTGCTGGCGGACAGTTCTCAATGCCGCCAATGCCAGTTGAAGTTGCGCAGGTTGTAAAGCAAGGTGTCAGCGAAAGGTTTGAAGCAGTCGGCACAATTGAAGCTATCGAAGAGATAACAGTAGTATCTGAAATAAGCGCAACAGTGGTTGATATTCCATTTACAGAAGGCAGTCAGATTTCAAAAGGAGAATTAATTGCTCAGCTTGATGATTCACAACTTTCAGCGGAAGTCTTAAGTGCAGAAGCACTTTATGCACAAAGTTTAGCAACTTATAGCAGGGTGAAAAAAGTTGTTGAGCAAAAGGCAGGAACACCTCAGGATCTTGATGACGCTCTTGCATCATTAAAAGTATCAGAAGCAAATCTGAAGCTGGCACAAGCACGGCTTGATAAAACAAGGATCGTAGCCCCGTTCAATGGAATGATTGGATCGAGACGAGTTAGTGTTGGAAGCTTTGTAAGAACAGGCGATGCAATTACAGAGCTTGCTAACCTTAATGAAATTCGCATCACATTTTCTGCGCCTGAAAGATTTCTTGCTGAATTAAAACGAGGTTCTGAAGTTGTTGTTTACTCGCCAGTTTATCCGGGACACGAAGTGAAAGGAAAAATTATTGCTATCGAACCGATCATTGATTCAGATACAAGGACCGCAAGGATTGTTGCAAGAGTTCAAAACCCGGGACAGAAATTCCGTCCGGGAATGTCCGCAAATGTTTCCGTTGTTTTAACTGAAAGACCTGAAGCATTAACTATTCCAACCGAAGCAGTTTTTGCAAATGGAAATCAATCATTGGTTTATATCGTGAATGCTGACAGCACTGTTGCGCCGGCACCGGTGACATTGGGAACACAATTATCCAAAGTTGTGGAAGTTGTCGGCGGTCTTCAAGAGGGAATGAATATCGTAACAGCCGGCCATCAAAAACTTTTTCCCGGCGCTAAAGTTATCCCGGTTAATTCTCAGCAGCAACAACAACAATGA
- a CDS encoding TolC family protein, producing MSFTKSNYLRTKLLIGILFLISGFIRGQTTAPDSALQIILENLEGRPISLSEITDLAMKNSTSLGKVNTLYMAAEGNLTRERGYFDPGLYFNLYYSDLDIPTSSFFAGADVLQTKETTAQTGLTLNLPIGTELELGLSTYSLNSNSQFAFLNPEYNGFGSLSFRQPLLEGFTSNGRKDLTFAELQYDVAKAIYDQEVINIISEAEIAYWNLYTAERNYGVQKLVRDRAKDFLIETQLREEAGLVGPEQVANAKTFLAEQEILFIDQEEELDNQSDFLATLIGTRPEPNSSRFKTTETPPSEFPIEPVDALIDYALQSNLQLKAVQDEIEASNTLVDAAAWNVWPSLDLLGSISSSGLGGDPQDVIFGTDTLATTTSGSYGDMLNQLFKRDYPGWSIGVEFSLPIGLRSDIGEKDRLEALSENVEQRYIELSREIEKSIRKAHRELMHGSSRLRAAEDGVEAAQEQVRIGRIEFQNGRTTAFELVRLGEDFAKAQRRYSEALVRIVNAVAKLKQLTSGKYPENTNN from the coding sequence ATGTCGTTTACGAAGAGCAATTACCTTCGAACCAAACTGTTGATCGGAATTTTGTTTTTAATTTCAGGATTCATCAGAGGACAAACAACGGCCCCTGACAGTGCGCTTCAAATCATCCTGGAAAATTTGGAAGGCAGACCAATCTCACTTTCAGAGATAACCGATCTCGCAATGAAAAATTCTACTTCGCTGGGAAAAGTAAATACACTTTATATGGCAGCCGAAGGAAATCTTACAAGAGAAAGAGGCTACTTCGATCCGGGACTTTATTTCAATCTTTATTATAGTGATCTGGATATCCCAACTTCTTCTTTCTTTGCAGGAGCTGACGTGCTGCAGACAAAAGAAACCACAGCTCAAACAGGATTGACATTAAATCTTCCAATAGGAACGGAATTGGAACTGGGATTAAGTACTTACAGCTTGAATTCAAATTCACAATTTGCATTTTTGAATCCTGAGTATAACGGATTCGGAAGTCTTAGTTTCCGGCAGCCGCTGCTTGAAGGGTTTACTTCAAACGGGCGGAAAGATCTCACCTTCGCTGAGCTTCAGTACGACGTTGCAAAAGCAATTTATGATCAGGAAGTAATCAATATTATCAGTGAAGCTGAAATTGCTTACTGGAATCTTTATACGGCGGAAAGAAATTACGGTGTTCAAAAACTTGTCAGGGATCGTGCAAAAGATTTTTTAATTGAAACTCAGCTTCGTGAAGAAGCTGGTTTGGTAGGACCAGAGCAGGTTGCGAATGCAAAAACATTTCTTGCTGAGCAGGAGATACTTTTTATTGATCAGGAAGAAGAGCTTGATAATCAGTCCGATTTTCTTGCAACTTTAATTGGAACCAGGCCAGAACCAAATTCGTCCAGATTTAAAACAACAGAAACTCCTCCCTCAGAATTTCCTATTGAACCGGTTGATGCACTGATAGACTATGCGTTACAAAGTAATCTTCAGTTGAAAGCAGTTCAGGATGAGATTGAAGCATCGAATACACTTGTCGATGCAGCAGCCTGGAATGTCTGGCCTTCACTCGATCTTCTTGGATCAATTTCAAGTTCAGGACTAGGCGGCGATCCGCAGGATGTAATTTTTGGAACCGATACCCTTGCAACAACAACGAGCGGGAGTTATGGTGATATGCTGAACCAGTTATTCAAGAGGGATTATCCCGGGTGGAGCATCGGGGTTGAATTTAGTTTGCCAATTGGTCTTCGAAGTGATATTGGAGAAAAAGATCGTCTTGAAGCCTTATCCGAAAATGTTGAGCAACGATATATTGAACTTAGCCGTGAGATTGAAAAATCAATTCGGAAAGCTCATCGTGAATTGATGCATGGAAGCAGTCGTCTTCGTGCTGCAGAAGATGGAGTTGAAGCTGCACAGGAACAGGTACGTATAGGAAGAATTGAATTTCAGAATGGACGTACCACTGCTTTTGAACTTGTTCGTCTTGGTGAAGATTTCGCAAAAGCACAACGCCGTTATTCTGAAGCACTGGTTCGTATTGTAAATGCTGTTGCAAAGTTGAAGCAGCTTACTTCAGGTAAATATCCTGAGAACACAAATAATTAA